The Lates calcarifer isolate ASB-BC8 linkage group LG6, TLL_Latcal_v3, whole genome shotgun sequence genome includes a region encoding these proteins:
- the uckl1b gene encoding uridine-cytidine kinase-like 1 isoform X1 has translation MSAVSREERHSKMENEEKTPSISSSGGGEGSLDRLLPSVSTGLSPRKRTTSQCKSEPPLLRTSKRTIYTAGRPPWYNEHGTQSKEAFVIGLCGGSASGKTTVARKIIEALDVPWVVLLSMDSFYKVLSPEEQTLAASNDYNFDHPDAFDFDLLTHTLRKLKQGKSVKIPVYDFTTHGRQKEWKTVYGASVIIFEGIMAFADKALLQLLDMKIFVDTDSDIRLVRRLRRDISERGRDIEGVIKQYNKFVKPAFEQYIEPTMRLADIVVPRGGGNMVAIDLIVQHVHSQLEERKLRWDMAALASAHQAQPLPQTLSVLESTPQVRGMHTIIRNKETSRDEFIFYSKRLMRLLIERALSFLPSQVHVVQTPQGEDYEGRTFHGKRITGVSILRAGETMEPALRAVCKDVRIGKILIQTNQDTGEPELHYLRLPKDISEDHVILMDCTVSTGAAAMMAVRVLLDHDVQEDKILLVSLLMAEMGVHSVAYAFPQVKIITTAVDKKVNDLFHIIPGIGNFGDRYFGTDAPPDWSDEEMDEPSY, from the exons TGGAGGTGGTGAGGGATCACTAGACCGGCTTCTCCCCTCTGTAAGCACAGGCCTGTCACCCAGGAAAAGGACCACTAGCCAGTGTAAATCTGAGCCTCCTCTCCTGCGCACCTCCAAACGAACTATCTATACCGCTGGACGCCCACCCTGGTACAACGAACATGGAACACAGTCCAAAGAGGCCTTTGTCATCG gTCTGTGTGGCGGCAGCGCTTCAGGAAAGACAACCGTAGCCAGGAAAATCATTGAAGCTCTAGATGTTCCATGGGTTGTGCTACTCTCAATGGACTCTTTTTAcaag GTCCTGTCCCCAGAAGAGCAGACCCTTGCTGCCAGTAATGACTACAACTTTGACCACCCTGACGCCTTTGACTTTGATTTGCTGACACACACCCTGCGCAAACTCAAACAGGGCAAAAGCGTGAAAATCCCTGTGTATGATTTTACGACTCATGGGAGACAGAAGGAGTGG AAAACCGTATATGGAGCCAGTGTTATCATCTTTGAGGGAATCATGGCCTTCGCTGATAAAGCACTGTTGCAG CTGCTGGACATGAAGATTTTTGTGGACACAGACTCTGACATCCGGTTGGTGCGGCGGTTGAGGAGGGACATTTCAGAAAGGGGACGAGACATCGAGGGTGTCATCAAACAGTACAACAAGTTCGTCAAGCCCGCGTTTGAGCAGTACATTGAGCCCACCATGCGTCTAGCTGATATTGTGGTACCACGTG GTGGCGGCAACATGGTCGCCATTGATTTGATCGTCCAGCATGTCCACAGTCAGCTGGAGGAG AGGAAACTTCGCTGGGATAT GGCAGCCCTTGCATCTGCACACCAGGCCCAACCCCTCCCCCAGACCCTCAGCGTTCTGGAGAGCACACCCCAGGTCAGGGGTATGCACACTATTATCAG AAATAAGGAAACCAGCCGCGATGAGTTCATCTTCTACTCCAAGAGGCTGATGCGTCTGTTGATCGAGCGAGCGCTGTCCTTCCTCCCCTCACAG GTCCACGTAGTCCAGACCCCCCAGGGAGAGGATTATGAAGGCAGGACTTTCCACGGGAAGAGG atCACAGGCGTGTCCATCCTGCGAGCCGGGGAGACCATGGAGCCGGCTCTGCGGGCCGTCTGCAAAGATGTCCGCATTGGCAAGATCCTCATCCAGACCAACCAGGACACGGGGGAACCAGAG CTTCATTACCTGCGTCTACCGAAAGACATCAGCGAAGATCACGTGATCCTGATGGACTGCACCGTGTccactggagctgctgccaTGATGGCTGTACGAGTGCTGCTG gaCCACGATGTTCAGGAGGACAAGATCCTGCTGGTGTCCTTGCTAATGGCTGAAATGGGAGTTCATTCAGTGGCCTATGCGTTTCCACAGGTCAAAATCATCACCACAGCTGTCGACAAGAAAGTCAACGATCTCTTCCACATCATACCAGGCATAG GAAACTTTGGAGATCGATACTTTGGAACAGATGCCCCCCCTGACTGGAGCGACGAAGAGATGGATGAGCCGAGTTACTGA
- the uckl1b gene encoding uridine-cytidine kinase-like 1 isoform X4, translated as MASGFLQSSLGEVWMARILHGGGEGSLDRLLPSVSTGLSPRKRTTSQCKSEPPLLRTSKRTIYTAGRPPWYNEHGTQSKEAFVIGLCGGSASGKTTVARKIIEALDVPWVVLLSMDSFYKVLSPEEQTLAASNDYNFDHPDAFDFDLLTHTLRKLKQGKSVKIPVYDFTTHGRQKEWKTVYGASVIIFEGIMAFADKALLQLLDMKIFVDTDSDIRLVRRLRRDISERGRDIEGVIKQYNKFVKPAFEQYIEPTMRLADIVVPRGGGNMVAIDLIVQHVHSQLEERKLRWDMAALASAHQAQPLPQTLSVLESTPQVRGMHTIIRNKETSRDEFIFYSKRLMRLLIERALSFLPSQVHVVQTPQGEDYEGRTFHGKRITGVSILRAGETMEPALRAVCKDVRIGKILIQTNQDTGEPELHYLRLPKDISEDHVILMDCTVSTGAAAMMAVRVLLDHDVQEDKILLVSLLMAEMGVHSVAYAFPQVKIITTAVDKKVNDLFHIIPGIGNFGDRYFGTDAPPDWSDEEMDEPSY; from the exons ATGGCATCTGGCTTTTTACAGTCGTCATTGGGTGAAGTGTGGATGGCTCGCATACTGCA TGGAGGTGGTGAGGGATCACTAGACCGGCTTCTCCCCTCTGTAAGCACAGGCCTGTCACCCAGGAAAAGGACCACTAGCCAGTGTAAATCTGAGCCTCCTCTCCTGCGCACCTCCAAACGAACTATCTATACCGCTGGACGCCCACCCTGGTACAACGAACATGGAACACAGTCCAAAGAGGCCTTTGTCATCG gTCTGTGTGGCGGCAGCGCTTCAGGAAAGACAACCGTAGCCAGGAAAATCATTGAAGCTCTAGATGTTCCATGGGTTGTGCTACTCTCAATGGACTCTTTTTAcaag GTCCTGTCCCCAGAAGAGCAGACCCTTGCTGCCAGTAATGACTACAACTTTGACCACCCTGACGCCTTTGACTTTGATTTGCTGACACACACCCTGCGCAAACTCAAACAGGGCAAAAGCGTGAAAATCCCTGTGTATGATTTTACGACTCATGGGAGACAGAAGGAGTGG AAAACCGTATATGGAGCCAGTGTTATCATCTTTGAGGGAATCATGGCCTTCGCTGATAAAGCACTGTTGCAG CTGCTGGACATGAAGATTTTTGTGGACACAGACTCTGACATCCGGTTGGTGCGGCGGTTGAGGAGGGACATTTCAGAAAGGGGACGAGACATCGAGGGTGTCATCAAACAGTACAACAAGTTCGTCAAGCCCGCGTTTGAGCAGTACATTGAGCCCACCATGCGTCTAGCTGATATTGTGGTACCACGTG GTGGCGGCAACATGGTCGCCATTGATTTGATCGTCCAGCATGTCCACAGTCAGCTGGAGGAG AGGAAACTTCGCTGGGATAT GGCAGCCCTTGCATCTGCACACCAGGCCCAACCCCTCCCCCAGACCCTCAGCGTTCTGGAGAGCACACCCCAGGTCAGGGGTATGCACACTATTATCAG AAATAAGGAAACCAGCCGCGATGAGTTCATCTTCTACTCCAAGAGGCTGATGCGTCTGTTGATCGAGCGAGCGCTGTCCTTCCTCCCCTCACAG GTCCACGTAGTCCAGACCCCCCAGGGAGAGGATTATGAAGGCAGGACTTTCCACGGGAAGAGG atCACAGGCGTGTCCATCCTGCGAGCCGGGGAGACCATGGAGCCGGCTCTGCGGGCCGTCTGCAAAGATGTCCGCATTGGCAAGATCCTCATCCAGACCAACCAGGACACGGGGGAACCAGAG CTTCATTACCTGCGTCTACCGAAAGACATCAGCGAAGATCACGTGATCCTGATGGACTGCACCGTGTccactggagctgctgccaTGATGGCTGTACGAGTGCTGCTG gaCCACGATGTTCAGGAGGACAAGATCCTGCTGGTGTCCTTGCTAATGGCTGAAATGGGAGTTCATTCAGTGGCCTATGCGTTTCCACAGGTCAAAATCATCACCACAGCTGTCGACAAGAAAGTCAACGATCTCTTCCACATCATACCAGGCATAG GAAACTTTGGAGATCGATACTTTGGAACAGATGCCCCCCCTGACTGGAGCGACGAAGAGATGGATGAGCCGAGTTACTGA
- the uckl1b gene encoding uridine-cytidine kinase-like 1 isoform X3: MNSLPGYSGARISGCWTLRSDGSGGGEGSLDRLLPSVSTGLSPRKRTTSQCKSEPPLLRTSKRTIYTAGRPPWYNEHGTQSKEAFVIGLCGGSASGKTTVARKIIEALDVPWVVLLSMDSFYKVLSPEEQTLAASNDYNFDHPDAFDFDLLTHTLRKLKQGKSVKIPVYDFTTHGRQKEWKTVYGASVIIFEGIMAFADKALLQLLDMKIFVDTDSDIRLVRRLRRDISERGRDIEGVIKQYNKFVKPAFEQYIEPTMRLADIVVPRGGGNMVAIDLIVQHVHSQLEERELSVRAALASAHQAQPLPQTLSVLESTPQVRGMHTIIRNKETSRDEFIFYSKRLMRLLIERALSFLPSQVHVVQTPQGEDYEGRTFHGKRITGVSILRAGETMEPALRAVCKDVRIGKILIQTNQDTGEPELHYLRLPKDISEDHVILMDCTVSTGAAAMMAVRVLLDHDVQEDKILLVSLLMAEMGVHSVAYAFPQVKIITTAVDKKVNDLFHIIPGIGNFGDRYFGTDAPPDWSDEEMDEPSY, from the exons TGGAGGTGGTGAGGGATCACTAGACCGGCTTCTCCCCTCTGTAAGCACAGGCCTGTCACCCAGGAAAAGGACCACTAGCCAGTGTAAATCTGAGCCTCCTCTCCTGCGCACCTCCAAACGAACTATCTATACCGCTGGACGCCCACCCTGGTACAACGAACATGGAACACAGTCCAAAGAGGCCTTTGTCATCG gTCTGTGTGGCGGCAGCGCTTCAGGAAAGACAACCGTAGCCAGGAAAATCATTGAAGCTCTAGATGTTCCATGGGTTGTGCTACTCTCAATGGACTCTTTTTAcaag GTCCTGTCCCCAGAAGAGCAGACCCTTGCTGCCAGTAATGACTACAACTTTGACCACCCTGACGCCTTTGACTTTGATTTGCTGACACACACCCTGCGCAAACTCAAACAGGGCAAAAGCGTGAAAATCCCTGTGTATGATTTTACGACTCATGGGAGACAGAAGGAGTGG AAAACCGTATATGGAGCCAGTGTTATCATCTTTGAGGGAATCATGGCCTTCGCTGATAAAGCACTGTTGCAG CTGCTGGACATGAAGATTTTTGTGGACACAGACTCTGACATCCGGTTGGTGCGGCGGTTGAGGAGGGACATTTCAGAAAGGGGACGAGACATCGAGGGTGTCATCAAACAGTACAACAAGTTCGTCAAGCCCGCGTTTGAGCAGTACATTGAGCCCACCATGCGTCTAGCTGATATTGTGGTACCACGTG GTGGCGGCAACATGGTCGCCATTGATTTGATCGTCCAGCATGTCCACAGTCAGCTGGAGGAG CGCGAGCTCAGCGTCAG GGCAGCCCTTGCATCTGCACACCAGGCCCAACCCCTCCCCCAGACCCTCAGCGTTCTGGAGAGCACACCCCAGGTCAGGGGTATGCACACTATTATCAG AAATAAGGAAACCAGCCGCGATGAGTTCATCTTCTACTCCAAGAGGCTGATGCGTCTGTTGATCGAGCGAGCGCTGTCCTTCCTCCCCTCACAG GTCCACGTAGTCCAGACCCCCCAGGGAGAGGATTATGAAGGCAGGACTTTCCACGGGAAGAGG atCACAGGCGTGTCCATCCTGCGAGCCGGGGAGACCATGGAGCCGGCTCTGCGGGCCGTCTGCAAAGATGTCCGCATTGGCAAGATCCTCATCCAGACCAACCAGGACACGGGGGAACCAGAG CTTCATTACCTGCGTCTACCGAAAGACATCAGCGAAGATCACGTGATCCTGATGGACTGCACCGTGTccactggagctgctgccaTGATGGCTGTACGAGTGCTGCTG gaCCACGATGTTCAGGAGGACAAGATCCTGCTGGTGTCCTTGCTAATGGCTGAAATGGGAGTTCATTCAGTGGCCTATGCGTTTCCACAGGTCAAAATCATCACCACAGCTGTCGACAAGAAAGTCAACGATCTCTTCCACATCATACCAGGCATAG GAAACTTTGGAGATCGATACTTTGGAACAGATGCCCCCCCTGACTGGAGCGACGAAGAGATGGATGAGCCGAGTTACTGA
- the uckl1b gene encoding uridine-cytidine kinase-like 1 isoform X2 has translation MNSLPGYSGARISGCWTLRSDGSGGGEGSLDRLLPSVSTGLSPRKRTTSQCKSEPPLLRTSKRTIYTAGRPPWYNEHGTQSKEAFVIGLCGGSASGKTTVARKIIEALDVPWVVLLSMDSFYKVLSPEEQTLAASNDYNFDHPDAFDFDLLTHTLRKLKQGKSVKIPVYDFTTHGRQKEWKTVYGASVIIFEGIMAFADKALLQLLDMKIFVDTDSDIRLVRRLRRDISERGRDIEGVIKQYNKFVKPAFEQYIEPTMRLADIVVPRGGGNMVAIDLIVQHVHSQLEERKLRWDMAALASAHQAQPLPQTLSVLESTPQVRGMHTIIRNKETSRDEFIFYSKRLMRLLIERALSFLPSQVHVVQTPQGEDYEGRTFHGKRITGVSILRAGETMEPALRAVCKDVRIGKILIQTNQDTGEPELHYLRLPKDISEDHVILMDCTVSTGAAAMMAVRVLLDHDVQEDKILLVSLLMAEMGVHSVAYAFPQVKIITTAVDKKVNDLFHIIPGIGNFGDRYFGTDAPPDWSDEEMDEPSY, from the exons TGGAGGTGGTGAGGGATCACTAGACCGGCTTCTCCCCTCTGTAAGCACAGGCCTGTCACCCAGGAAAAGGACCACTAGCCAGTGTAAATCTGAGCCTCCTCTCCTGCGCACCTCCAAACGAACTATCTATACCGCTGGACGCCCACCCTGGTACAACGAACATGGAACACAGTCCAAAGAGGCCTTTGTCATCG gTCTGTGTGGCGGCAGCGCTTCAGGAAAGACAACCGTAGCCAGGAAAATCATTGAAGCTCTAGATGTTCCATGGGTTGTGCTACTCTCAATGGACTCTTTTTAcaag GTCCTGTCCCCAGAAGAGCAGACCCTTGCTGCCAGTAATGACTACAACTTTGACCACCCTGACGCCTTTGACTTTGATTTGCTGACACACACCCTGCGCAAACTCAAACAGGGCAAAAGCGTGAAAATCCCTGTGTATGATTTTACGACTCATGGGAGACAGAAGGAGTGG AAAACCGTATATGGAGCCAGTGTTATCATCTTTGAGGGAATCATGGCCTTCGCTGATAAAGCACTGTTGCAG CTGCTGGACATGAAGATTTTTGTGGACACAGACTCTGACATCCGGTTGGTGCGGCGGTTGAGGAGGGACATTTCAGAAAGGGGACGAGACATCGAGGGTGTCATCAAACAGTACAACAAGTTCGTCAAGCCCGCGTTTGAGCAGTACATTGAGCCCACCATGCGTCTAGCTGATATTGTGGTACCACGTG GTGGCGGCAACATGGTCGCCATTGATTTGATCGTCCAGCATGTCCACAGTCAGCTGGAGGAG AGGAAACTTCGCTGGGATAT GGCAGCCCTTGCATCTGCACACCAGGCCCAACCCCTCCCCCAGACCCTCAGCGTTCTGGAGAGCACACCCCAGGTCAGGGGTATGCACACTATTATCAG AAATAAGGAAACCAGCCGCGATGAGTTCATCTTCTACTCCAAGAGGCTGATGCGTCTGTTGATCGAGCGAGCGCTGTCCTTCCTCCCCTCACAG GTCCACGTAGTCCAGACCCCCCAGGGAGAGGATTATGAAGGCAGGACTTTCCACGGGAAGAGG atCACAGGCGTGTCCATCCTGCGAGCCGGGGAGACCATGGAGCCGGCTCTGCGGGCCGTCTGCAAAGATGTCCGCATTGGCAAGATCCTCATCCAGACCAACCAGGACACGGGGGAACCAGAG CTTCATTACCTGCGTCTACCGAAAGACATCAGCGAAGATCACGTGATCCTGATGGACTGCACCGTGTccactggagctgctgccaTGATGGCTGTACGAGTGCTGCTG gaCCACGATGTTCAGGAGGACAAGATCCTGCTGGTGTCCTTGCTAATGGCTGAAATGGGAGTTCATTCAGTGGCCTATGCGTTTCCACAGGTCAAAATCATCACCACAGCTGTCGACAAGAAAGTCAACGATCTCTTCCACATCATACCAGGCATAG GAAACTTTGGAGATCGATACTTTGGAACAGATGCCCCCCCTGACTGGAGCGACGAAGAGATGGATGAGCCGAGTTACTGA